GCATAAAATTTCTTCTCATCTACCTTCAATTTATTTGCAACATCAATCAACAAAGggttgataataaaattaaaattttctactccaagaaaatcaacatattgtgtagtcatcctcaacaaatcaacTGGAACTTGGAGGTTGTAGATGATGGACTTATTACCATATTTAACCTCAATTGGATCTTCCacaatattctcaataatatcTTCATCAAACTTTTGACAAGTGATATCTTCAATCTTCAATTCAATAACTTGTTGcaagttttgatattttttaaccacttcaaaattttctttagaaataGGCTGCTTCTTCTCAACCCTCAAACCCTTTCCTTTACTTGACACATGGACTTGGCTatgattattttggttttgtggttgaCCTCTCATGTTTTGAACATATTGCTTTTCATATgaatatatagatttataatCAACACTTGTATAATCTAGCATATCATAATAGGCATTAGGAAACCATAAATCAATTAATACCTTTTTCATTCCTTGTCAAGAGTAGATTGGATGCTTACCTCCCCGCTTTCTATCGATTTGAATGTCTTCCCACCATTCCTCTGCTTCATCGTCCAATTTATTAGATGCAAGCCGTACTCTTTCTTCAtcacaaattttccaaaaattaaaatactcttccaagtCAGGAAGCCAATCAATAAAATCCAACTTACACATATCTCCATCAAAGAATGAAATTTTCTTGCAATTAGGAGTGCGTCTttgaatatattgaattttGTTGTTGTGAGATGATTTCCTAGCAAGAAAAGTAGCAATCTTTTACTTGATTTTGCCTATAATTTGCTGACTTTTTTCACAAaattgttgattctcatcacaAGCCTCTTCACGAAACTTGAGAAACTCAGCCCTAGTGAGGACTATGTTGTCAACATCGTTGTTGCCGTCGTTGTTATGGTGGTCACTATCTCGTTGGTTAGCTATCAAACCAAGGTATGTCAAGGCTCTGATATCAACTGATGTCGCGGAAGCCTAAAAAGAGCACACACAATGCTCTCTTTGACGGACAGAAACTAAACTATTAGTTTCTAAGtagtaaacctcgaatccacGAGGGGTTCCTTGAATCCATAAAGTGATAAACATGAATCTACCAGAgaaataatttgacaaaaagtctgtattttattaagaataaaataaatattgaattGCCTTTGGAGGCTATAATGCATGTGCATttgggaaaaattatttttgccaacttattttattatttaacttatttttgctactattcatgggtcttactgcaatttttggtactatttatgggtctcactgttTCTGCTAACTTTtgcctttatctacagtactttcaacaaaaagttttcagtttcagcaaaataagtggatcccaAACGAACACTgcgtttaaataataaaaacaaaacataggGCAACTAAAAACCCCAATGCCACTACGAAAgcataaaaaactttaatttgactaaacaacattaaaaacacctaaaaaaaagaaaagaaaataaataacctaaacctaaaataacaaaaattacataaaaatactaaaattaaataattacaaaaattaaatattaaaccGTGTCCTACATCACttatcaaaacaacaaaaagtccTTGTCCTGTTACCTTCGAGAGCTTGAACTCTTGGCCAAAACAAGGTTAGCTGAGAAACCCTGTAGAGTGTAGATATCAACTTAcagctttataattttttaaataaaaaaatatatacatatcaaTAAAGTAATTTacaaatcaaacacaatttttgtcatCATTTCCTCCATTTGTGATTGAAATCTGTACTTTACAGATGATGCAAATATTTCCCTTATTCTGGATAATGTAGAATAACTTAAAATTAATATTGcagaaaaaaattttagcataATTTTAGCATTATTGTCCAAACTCCAAAAATGATTACTTTAATAGAAGCTGAGTAAGTGGTGTGAAATTAGTGATTTGGAATGCAAAGAAAGCCAAGTACCCAAGTAAATGATTCATTAAGAGAACATAAAATTAAAGTAGCATAATCCAACTACCCAAGTACAAAAGAAGTACACGAGATTCACCAacaatttgaaagaaaattacaaagatCATGCTACTCAGAGATACTGCTCATGTCTGCCATCCACTCAAACAAAGGTCCAAGGAATGAGAGTTTCGAGTCCAAAACTGAAGTTTCCACATTTCGAAACTCCGAGCATTTCTCTCTCCAAATACACCACTTGAGAGGATGGGGGAATGCATTCCAAATGTCTACACTGTAATGTCGACTTAACCGACCATACCAACAAGCTAATAAATCAGTTCAAAGTTCAATTTTTAGCTCTTCAGAGTAGATATCCAGGGGTAGTCAGCCTGGTTTTGTTAATAGCCATCAATCTGAAAAAATATGGGAAGAACTGAATTCAATAAATGATAATTAAGGTTGTGAtgacaacaataataatgaaaacaatGGCAATGATCATAGTgccaaaaatatttcaaaattcgACATAACAAAGATATGATCATGTGGGTCACAGTTTCCTAGCATTATAAATACGTATCAGCTCCAAACCAGAGTCCATGTTATTTTTAGCATGTCAGTTGACAAACAATGGAGGACTACTTTAGGTTCAAGAAAAGGCACACTAAATGAAGACAACAACGAAGGGCTGATCTTCTACCTCAATAGTCTAGTAGGTATCCATTATGCATTTCTCGCGTATATGCATCAGTTTTGTCCTAAAAAATTTCCGATGCTTTAACCCTGGTGTAGGTGCTGCAAAGGAAACTTTTGGGGCACTTGTAATGCAATTAGTTTAGCGTGCTTCTTTTCTTCCTGCATCAGCATGACACACAAATCAGTCAGAACCATTAATGGACAAAACCGTTATCTACCATATGGGATGTTCCTCAAAAGCACACACAACCTTTTCCCTAGCCCCATATGTGATAAGTATGCAATGTGTAATagattgtttttggaaagttcTGAGTCCAAGCTGTCAAAGTTCATCTCCTACCTTATGGgacttttttgttgttattttggtGGATCAAAAAGGAAAGGGAGCTACACATTCAGATCAAGTTGGATCAGAATCCAGGAATCAATTAACACAGAAATAATCATTATTCCATACTCAAGGATCAAAGTCAAAGCATCATATAGCTGAACTGAACCATGAACTGAACCAAGTCAACCAACCTAGTCATCGATCAGGTTGGTCTGGTCTGTAGGCTGAAGtgttttattctatttttcGTTTGTGTGAGTCGAATTAAACCTGGTACTTTTTGTGAGGGAGCTTTTATCAAGATGGAACAATTTAAACATATACTAACTAACAATATAccttaataaatgaaaatgatgCATTAACTTTATGATGGCCATAAGTCATCATCATGCTATTTAAATCTTCCACAATTACACTGGGAGAAACTAAGGGCAGCACCATGAAAACAAAGGATTTTAATTCATGGTTGCTTGACCACAAAGAAGCTCATGAGAAAGAGatatgaaaaaggaaaaacaaaattttcactaaCTAAATTTAGTTGCACAAAAGCATCTTCTAACACAATACTGACATGAAGTTATCAAAGTTAACTTTGGCAGGAGAAACAAGAATATTAATGAGTGAAAACCTAGTATGGTGGCAAATAAGGTAGATTTCAATCCACTCCGGGATTACTAAAATGTTAATTCACCTATTTATGTAGAATGTTAGCAAAACCAATAATCTGCTACTCAGAAATTATATGCCAcacatttttcttaatttatacgTCGGTCATCAATTTAGCATCggtttataaaaaatgaaatttctgTCTGCATTCGAACATAAAATCCATATCACACATTGATGAAGAAATAGTTTGCCTACAATTTCATGGGTTAGCAGTTATGACTTTAAAGGTTTGTCATGACAAGTGTACATTTTAGATCCAGCATATCTGGTTTAGAACAAATCCCATTCATTTTATTTAGTCTAGTACTTCTCACTCTTTATtgatcttttaaaattttgaagataGTAGCATTGGCAACTTCAAACAAAGGCTACAGCTATAATAGTCTAGCAAAGACAAAACTAAGCAATATCATAGACAACAAAAGATCTCACCATTCTAATGCTTCATTGCCTCGCAAAGCTGCAAAGTGTGCAAGTTGACATAtttcattgaaattattttgacTAATTGCCTCCTTATCAAATATGGCATCTGATAATACAACTGCTGATGCTCCTTGGGTGATATATTCTCTGACTGAATCTGTATCAGATTAGAAACAGATGACATCCCATTGCACGCAGAAAATAAGAATATAAAACATATCAACTTAACAAATATTTCTGAACATAATGTCTCTTTAGGTTCTCCAAAAACACATGTTCCAAGAATACTACAAGTTTGAATTTCAATCTATGAAAAGTACACATGAATcaagaaaatgttattttatgcatgattttcatttatttgaaGGGCTGATACACgcatttaaattattattttttaagtttgaaagAACTCCCAATAAATGTCTTAGCCATGAGAACAATTTGGATAATGGAGGGATATGAATACAATTCCCAGATGCAAAATCATCTCTTTTTCTTATACTTGGATAATAAATAACGGAGTTTTGAATCTTTCTTACTTTTGAGCATGAGCACAAAAATTATAGTAGTGAGTCTTTAAGAGATACAGGACAGAGACAAAGTTAACCTATTGTTATGCCCTGAGAAGCAACCATTGAGATGTGATGAAAAGGCCTCTTGAGTGCAGAAATATACCGACTACCACCTAGTGCAGAGACGGGATAAACCTAGTCCaccaaatagaagaaaaataaatccatGAGGTACATCTATAGATGAACTATTTTCTGACATCCAAACAGTATAAAATCCCAAAATTCTTAGTGAGGAAACTAGAGAATACAAATGTTTGTAAGAACCAATCATATACTAAGCCATACTTTCTTCACTGTGCAAATCTTATGAAGATTCTTTAGATTGACGAAGAATGCATTTATGACTTATGAGCCAGTATTTAGGGGCGTAAGTAACCTACATAATGCCAATATAAGTAAGGAACTCTCAACTATCTGAAATTGTGTACAGAAGAACAATGTGGGCTGGAAAAACTTTATAGAGCAACCTAAGACAAGAAAGACCACTTCAAGGCACAGAAATACTTTTAAAATTCTGTGGTAAAAACACTAACCGGGTCCAAGGTGCCAACTCAAGGAAGCAGAGCCTATGCATGCATGATCTTTTTTGGGTAAGTCTAATGCATGATCAATTCACAAGATAGCAAACTGAAAGATTAAATTTAGATAGGGTAGATTTGAGACAAGATGAACCAATTAAAATGACAAATCTTGAATCCAAGTTGGTTACAGGAGAAATGAAGATGCACATTCATCTCAGAAAAACAGTTTACGGTAATTTAGATCCAATTTCCACTGATATCTTATTCTAACTCAGAAAGCTAAGCTACAGAACTTATTATTGAAGCTTgcataactttatataatttcatttagaaagatgacttttatttttgaaccaaaaagaaaatcatgaCTATTCAAGCACTGATATATGTTTAAAAGAAGTTTATGGTCAATTGGGGACATTTACCATAATTGTGTACCTAGCAACCGTAATGACTGGTGTATACAGgatatcaaataaataatgagCTTTCACATTAATATCCTTTGAAAAAAGGAGTCAGGAGTGCATATGGCATTGGACGGTGACTACCATATGAACTGCCCAATCTTAAGCATCATAGAACATGTCAACACTTACCTTGACAATTTTGGCACCAGAATCATATGCAGACAATATCTGTAAATCACAATCAGGTTTTAAGTTCTCCTTCTGACTCAAAAGTTTCAAATCTCAAAAAGAacagtagaaaaaaaataactctGAAATAGAAGTGTCCAACAAGATAAACATTATAAGAAGTCAAGTGcgttaagaaaatttttacaaacGCTATAAAGCTTAGAAATGAAAGAgagttttaagttttataagATGGCCTTACTTCTGTTGGGGTCATCACTCCAGGTATGTACAAAACTTCACCACATTGGGCATCAACCATAATGTCCTGACAGCCAATAAGCATGTTTAGAGTATACAGAAGAAGCAGTATTAGTGATGTCTTCTAACAGGTTTGTTTAGGATTAAATTCAAGATAGAAAGTTACAAGAATCATGAAGAGCATTAAAAAGgacaaaataattcaaaacgCATGAGACTGCAGAATTCAAAACGCATACTTTCACCATTGCAGGACTCATTAGAAATTTGGCTCCAGCATTTATTGCATTTTTGGCATCCTCAACATTTAAAACAGTCCCAACCTGCAGGATACTTTATATTTTTCAGAAGTGAGAAAACTCTTGCAAAGCAGTACTTGCATAGATATATATGGAACCTTTCTATGACTTCTCTTGATTGAAGATGGAACAGTAAAAACATTCAAAGTCTGTTACAAAGATAGTTTTTGATAGTCCTCCAAGTAGTTATGACCTATTCTTATTTCACAGATAGTAGATCAAAATCGGGCTCTCTATTTATAATTATCTATGGTATGTCAGCAACAAACAAACCCATCCACATGCATCCAAAACCAGATTGTGAACTTAAAATTGCATCTAGTTGGATTTACATGAAATGTGCCTAAAGATAATATCTAAAAGGGGCAATTTGTTATAGCATTTTGTCAGATAACTAGTAATTAAGCTAATTAGCTCATCACGGATCATTATAAATCAAGCTCACATGTTCATATAACATCCAACAAATGAGAAACACCAGTCTTATGTCCTTCCAAACAAGCACAGAATTTGTCCATAGATCATGCACAAATAACTATGCCGACAAGCATAGACTTTAGCAAGGATTTTTGTCAAGCACAGTCAGTTTGAACATAAATGATATATTAAGAAATTCAAGAGGAGCTATGAAGAGAATTACTCCTAAGGTTGTAGTAGGATGCTCCTGCACCAGCTGCTGAAGAACCTatgcaaaagagaaagaaagcacATTAACTCCCAAGCCCAAGAAGCCAATGCATTGGGGAATTGGAAAAGATTGCATTCTAAACAACCTCGAATACACCTGGGGTAGACATCACAATCTCCAGCTACATatcaagaaagagaaacaaatcaGAAACCATCTTTCATATAATCATGGACTACTGCAACTAATTGCAGAATAAGAATAAATTACCATTGTATTTCTTTATAAAATGATTAACATAAAGCGAACATTTCACCAATCAACAATGCAAAAATTTCCCAAGAGACCTTAAGTAACGGCAAGAATCTAACTAATCACAATCCATAGATTAAGGGATAAGAAGTGTGGGTGCAATAAGTTCTTCTAGACTGTCCAAAACAATGCAACTGAATCAACTTTTAAGATAATAATAGCTACTTATTTCgctaatatttatataataaaagtttggTCTTAGAAGTCATGATTGTTACGCATGTgattcattaattattaagacAGTTCACTTGACATGAAACTCTAGTTCAATTTATGAAAGAgatca
This genomic stretch from Quercus robur chromosome 4, dhQueRobu3.1, whole genome shotgun sequence harbors:
- the LOC126723447 gene encoding uncharacterized protein LOC126723447 isoform X3 — its product is MAITSLILRSMCSCTWLQSSAPPPPPRLRICCYSSTQHSVHKTLTHIHRSGVIACLRANSAELALKAARAALSGGISVLEIVMSTPGVFEVLQQLVQEHPTTTLGVGTVLNVEDAKNAINAGAKFLMSPAMVKDIMVDAQCGEVLYIPGVMTPTEILSAYDSGAKIVKVYPVSALGGSRYISALKRPFHHISMVASQGITIDSVREYITQGASAVVLSDAIFDKEAISQNNFNEICQLAHFAALRGNEALEWKKRSTLN
- the LOC126723447 gene encoding uncharacterized protein LOC126723447 isoform X1; translation: MAITSLILRSMCSCTWLQSSAPPPPPRLRICCYSSTQHSVHKTLTHIHRSGVIACLRANSAELALKAARAALSGGISVLEIVMSTPGVFEVLQQLVQEHPTTTLGVGTVLNVEDAKNAINAGAKFLMSPAMVKDIMVDAQCGEVLYIPGVMTPTEILSAYDSGAKIVKVYPVSALGGSRYISALKRPFHHISMVASQGITIDSVREYITQGASAVVLSDAIFDKEAISQNNFNEICQLAHFAALRGNEALECSLSFLIHQNNNKKVP
- the LOC126723447 gene encoding uncharacterized protein LOC126723447 isoform X4, giving the protein MAITSLILRSMCSCTWLQSSAPPPPPRLRICCYSSTQHSVHKTLTHIHRSGVIACLRANSAELALKAARAALSGGISVLEIVMSTPGVFEVLQQLVQEHPTTTLGVGTVLNVEDAKNAINAGAKFLMSPAMVKDIMVDAQCGEVLYIPGVMTPTEILSAYDSGAKIVKVYPVSALGGSRYISALKRPFHHISMVASQGITIDSVREYITQGASAVVLSDAIFDKEAISQNNFNEICQLAHFAALRGNEALEWKKRSTLN
- the LOC126723447 gene encoding uncharacterized protein LOC126723447 isoform X8 yields the protein MAITSLILRSMCSCTWLQSSAPPPPPRLRICCYSSTQHSVHKTLTHIHRSGVIACLRANSAELALKAARAALSGGISVLEIVMSTPGVFEVLQQLVQEHPTTTLGVGTVLNVEDAKNAINAGAKFLMSPAMVKDIMVDAQCGEVLYIPGVMTPTEILSAYDSGAKIVKVYPVSALGGSRYISALKRPFHHISMVASQGITIDSVREYITQGASAVVLSDAIFDKEAISQNNFNEICQLAHFAALRGNEALE
- the LOC126723447 gene encoding uncharacterized protein LOC126723447 isoform X12 → MAITSLILRSMCSCTWLQSSAPPPPPRLRICCYSSTQHSVHKTLTHIHRSGVIACLRANSAELALKAARAALSGGISVLEIVMSTPGVFEVLQQLVQEHPTTTLGVGTVLNVEDAKNAINAGAKFLMSPAMVKDIMVDAQCGEVLYIPGVMTPTEILSAYDSGAKIVKIQSENISPKEHQQLYYQMPYLIRRQLVKIISMKYVNLHTLQLCEAMKH
- the LOC126723447 gene encoding uncharacterized protein LOC126723447 isoform X7, which produces MAITSLILRSMCSCTWLQSSAPPPPPRLRICCYSSTQHSVHKTLTHIHRSGVIACLRANSAELALKAARAALSGGISVLEIVMSTPGVFEVLQQLVQEHPTTTLGVGTVLNVEDAKNAINAGAKFLMSPAMVKDIMVDAQCGEVLYIPGVMTPTEVYPVSALGGSRYISALKRPFHHISMVASQGITIDSVREYITQGASAVVLSDAIFDKEAISQNNFNEICQLAHFAALRGNEALECSLSFLIHQNNNKKVP